In one Arachis duranensis cultivar V14167 chromosome 9, aradu.V14167.gnm2.J7QH, whole genome shotgun sequence genomic region, the following are encoded:
- the LOC107466487 gene encoding protein FAR-RED IMPAIRED RESPONSE 1-like codes for MSHVVWNSYTKDAFDRNWNDFLLKYGLGRNKWLSELYEDRHIWIQVYLDHHFWAGMRSTQRSKSIHSFFNKFITLNSSLRQFVKQYDNCLASIEQRERELDAADFHTVIPCATKSAIEAQFQHVYTHEKFREVQAQFGGKVNCITRSMHSTLGFTTYEVVEQVSNSTFNKFVITYDAISREVKCQCLLSESRGILYHHSLSVLSFERVYNMAPKYILER; via the exons ATGAGccatgttgtttggaactcgTACACAAAAGATGCATTTGACAGAAATTGGAACGATTTCCTTCTAAAGTATGGCCTCGGAAggaacaagtggctttcag AGCTGTACGAGGATCGGCATATATGGATTCAAGTTTActtggatcaccacttctgggctgggatgagaagcacacaaaggagcaaGAGCATACATTCATTTTTCAACAAGTTCATCACACTGAACAGCTCCCTGAGACAATTCGTGAAGCAATACGACAATTGCCTAGCAAGCATAGagcaaagagaaagagaattggatgctgcagattttcacACCGTGATACCGTGTGCAACAAAATCAGCAATAGAGGCACAGTTTCAGCATGTGTATACCCACGAGAAGTTCAGGGAAGTTCAAGCTCAATTCGGAGGTAAAGTGAACTGTATCACAAGATCAATGCATTCCACCCTAGGTTTCACAACATACGAAGTCGTAGAGCAGGTTTCGAACTCCACATTCAACAAGTTTGTCATTACCTATGATGCAATATCACGAGAGGTAAAGTGCCAGTGCTTGCTGTCCGAGTCAAGAGGCATATTGTACCACCATTCCCTAAGCGTCCTAAGCTTTGAGCGAGTGTATAATATGGCACCGAAATACATACTAGAACGCTAG